The DNA segment GCACGAGCTCCGCGGCCCCGGCGGCCCCGGCGCCCACGGCCCGCGCGGCCCCGGCTTCGGTCCCGGAGGCGAGCAGGGCTTCGGCGGCGGCCCCGGCCCCTGCGCCAAGAACCCCGAGGCCTGCCAGCAGATGCGGCAGGGCCGGCGCGGCCCCGGCGGCCCGGGCTTCGGCCCCGGCGCCGGTGGTCCGCAGGCCCGGCACGGTCAGCGGCAGGGCAAGAAGATGATGAAGCTCCTGCTCTCCGACGAGTTCCTGGCCGAGCTGTCTCGCTAGGCCTCCCCGATCCGCTGCCCGGTCGGTCCTTCCTCCCCACTCACCCATCCGCCGGTCAGCCTCTCGCCCGGGATCCGCTTCGCTGCGGGTCCCGGGCTTTTCTTCTGGTTCGACAGGAGAGACCCCGTGCACGTGGACGGGTACGTGTACGTGCACGGCTTTCCTCGGTATATCGCCGGCCATGGAAGCGCCGACGCCCCCGAAGAAGAGCCACCGCCTCATCCTCCCTCTGGGCATGCGGGTCCTGGTGAAGATCCTCCACGACGAGGAGCGCACCGAGACGGGCCTCTACCTGCCGGAGGGCGCGAAGGCGAAGCACGAGGAGGCCTTCTACGCCGAGGTCATCGAGGTCGCTCGCGACCGGGCCACCGGCGACGAGCCCTCGGAGAACGTCTCGGGCATCCCCCACGGGGCGAAGGTGCTCTTCCCCAAGACCAAGGGGGTCCCCGTCCCCTGGGACGACTCCCTGCGCCTCGTCGACGTGAAGGACGTGCTCGCCACCGTGGAGGAGCACAGCGAGGAGGAGGCCCACTGATGGAGCCCCGGCTACCCACCCGCAGCGGCGCGCCCGACGACGCGGCGATCAAGTCCATCACCCGGCCGGACGGGAACCTGCTCGTCTACTACGTGCTGGCCTCGCTGATGACGGCCTTCGCCTTCCCCATCGTCATCCTGCCCCTGGTCTTCAAGTACTACACCCTGCGCTACACCCTCGACGACGAGGGGGTGAGCGCCTCCTGGGGTCTCTTCTTCCGGCGCGAGGTCTACCTGACCTACCGGCGCATCCAGGACATCCACGTACGCCGCAACATCGTCGAGCGCTGGCTGGGCATCGGCACCGTCGACATCCAGACCGCCTCGGGCAGCTCCACCGCGGAGATGAAGCTCGAGGGGATGACCGACTACGAGGCGGTGCGCGACTTCCTCTACCGCCGGATGCGCGGGCACGCGGCGATCCCGGGCGCGAGCGCGGCGACGGCGCTCGAGGCCGCGGGCGAGGCCCCGGCCGGCGAGGCGCGGGTGATCGCGCTGCTCGGCGAGATCAAGGACGAGCTCGAGGCCACCCGCGAGGCGCTCGCGGCGCGGGAGCGCTGATGTACGGCCTCATCAAGGAGCCCCTGCTGCGCCTGGTGAAGGCGCCCCTCGAGCCGCCCGAGCCGCCGGCGGGCGACCACGAGACCCTGCGCATCTTCCGGGCGAGCCCCCGCTACCTCACCTACCGGATGCTCGGGCTGATGATCGTCGGCTCCCTCATCGTGCTGCCCGCCTTCGCCGCCTGGGCCGCGGCCCTCGCCCAGGGCGAGACGGTGACGATCGGCTCGGTGGCGGCCTTCACCCTCCTCGCCCTCTGCGGCTTCTTCCTGGGCTACTTCCTGATCCGCATCGACTACGACATGCGCTACTACCTCGTGACCGATCGCTCGATCCGGATCCGGGAGGGCGCCTGGACGATCAAGGAGATGACCCTCACCCACGCCAACGTGCAGAACCTCCGGGTGAGCCAGGGTCCCCTCCAGCGCCTCTTCGGCATCGCCAATCTCGAGCTCGACACCGCCGGCGGCGGCGGCGCGGCGGCGCAGCAGGGTCAGCAGGTCACCCACGCCCACGCCGCCCAGATGGCCGGCATCGAGAACGCCCACGAGGTGCGCGACCTGGTCCTCGCCCACCTGCGCCGCAACGCCGCCGGCAGCGGCCTGGGCGATCCCGACGACGAGCCCGCGGCGCTGCCCGCGACGCAGCCCGCGGCCGGCGCCTCCTCCCCGTCGCTGCTCGAGGCCCTCGAGGCCGTCCGCGACGCCGCCGCCGCGCTGCGGGCCGAGGCCGAGCGCTGAGGCGCGGCAGCCGCGCCCGGCTCAGGCCGCCTCGGCCGTGGGCCGCTTGAAGCGCAGGACCAGGGTGGTGCCCGGCTTGCCTGCCTCGGAGTGGGCCTCCACCGAGCCCCCGTAGCGCTCCATGAACATCTTCAGGATCGGCATCCCGAAGCCGGTGCCCTTCTCCCGGCGGACCCCCCGGCGGGTGGTGGGCCGCCCGAAGTCGAAGACGTGGGGCAGGAGATCGGGCGGGATCCCGGCGCCCTGGTCGCTGACCCGCAGCAGGACCTCCTGTGCGCCGCGCTCCATCTCCACCACCAGGGAGGCGTTGTCGGGGGAGAACTTGATCGCGTTGGAGACGACGTTCGCCAGGACGTTGCTCACCAGGGAGAAGGGCTCGGCGATCACCTCCAGCTTCTCCCCGGGCTCGAGGCCCCGGGTCTCCACCGAGAGGTGCCGCCGCTCCAGGTCCCGCTCGAAGAGCTCCAGGGTCTGGAGCAGGGCCTGGGGGAGACAGACGGGGACCGGGCGGATCGAGAGCTTGCCGGTGCGCATGGCGTTGAAGGCGTTGGTCTGCTCCACGATCTTCATGACCCGGTCGAGCTGCTCCCGCGCGATCTGGCAGCTCTCCCGCGGCGCCCCCGAGATCTCTCTCTCGACCAGGGAGAGGCGGAGGTCCACCACCATCAGGTGGTTGTTGAGGTCGTGGCCGATCATCGAGAGGAGGGCGCTGTTCGTCTCGTAGAGATCGAAGACGCGCTCCCTCTGCCCCTCGATCCGCCCCACCATCTGGTCCACCTCGGTGGCGAGGCGCCCGGCGATGTGCCCGCCCACGACGACCATGAGCGCAAGGGAGACGAGGTGGAACTCGAAGATATCCTGCTCGGAGAAGGGATCCCCCTCGAGCCCGAGCCTCGGCCGCAGGAAGCCGGCGATCAACACCAGCAACGAGGAGGCGAGGCCCAGCCGCAGCCCGTCCCGGCGACCGAGGAGGTGGACGCTCAGGATGGTGAGGAGCGGGGGCCAGAAGAGGTTCGAGAGGAGGCCGTCCGGGGCGTAGAGGTGCTGGGCCCCCAGGAGCAGCTGACAGAGGACCACCGCCAGGACCGAGGTGAGCACGAAGCGATCGGTGAAACGGAAGCTGAGGGTCAGGAGCAGGAGCGGGACCGCCGCGGCCAGGTTGATCCGGGCCGAGATGAGCTTCCCGGTCGCGAGATCGAAGAAGGAGAAGAAGAAGACCACCCCGGTGATGACCAGGAGGTAGCTGACCAGCAGCCGGCGGTTCTTCGTCACCCGAAGATCGGCCTCACGATCCTGCGCCTGCGGCGGCGTGAGCCACCGGCTGATCTTCTCGAACAAGCTCTCCTCCCGGCAGGCGGCTCCCCGGGGAGCCGCTCGACTGGAGGTCTACCGGATCGAGAAGCGGTAACCCAGACCCAGGATGTGCCAGGTGTCGGGGTTCGGATCGCCGATGGGGCGCTGAACCCGGTAGAAGAGCTCGCAGTCGTGATCCGCGATCGAGTAGGCGGCGCCGAGGGTCAGCCGCCACTTGGTGGCTCCGGTGGTGCCTCCCCCGAGCTGCAGGTAGAGCTCGGCTTCGACGAAGGGCTCGACCCCGAGCTCGGTGCCGTAGGCGAGGCCGATCCGCTGGCGCAGCACCGGCTCGAGCGGATCACCGCTGCCCGACGCGCCGGAGGTGAGCTGCAGCCGGGCCCGGTAGGCCAGGGTGACCTCCCCGACGCGGTAGCGGGGCAGGAGGTCCAGCATCACCCGGTGGGCGGTGGTGAACTGGCGCTGGTTGTTTCCCTCGGCGATGAGGCGGTAGCCGAGCGCCGCACGGAAGTTCTTGTGGACGCCGTAGCGCAGACCCAGCTCGGGCATGATCTTGCGCAGGCGCGTCAGGTCGTTGTCCCAGCGCAGGTGCTGATCGAAGGAGAGCCAGAGCTCCTTCACGGGCCGGTAGCGCACCCCTCCCTCGAGCCAGAGCTGGGCCTCGGGGGCGGCCCGGGCCGGCAGGGGCGAGAGGAGCGCCAGCGCGAGGAGCGGCAGGAGGAGTCGGCGGGTCATGCGTTCACCTCCCCGCGCTCGGCGGGCTCGAGGGTCGCGGCGCCGGACTCGGCGTCCACGCAGTAGACGGTGATCTCGGCGGTGTCCCGCAGGAGGTTCACGCTCATCACCTCGGCCCGGGCGATGACCAGCCCGGTGCGGGCGCGCAGATCGGCCCGCAGCTCCGCCTCCCTCCCCGGCTTGAGCAGCTCGAGGTCGTCGTAGGTGATGAGCTTCGACTCGAAGTACTTGTGCCGCAGGACGTACTCGAGGGTGTAGGTGAGGCCGACGATGGCGATGTTCATCACCAGCAGCTCGGCGACGCTGATCTTCTTGTTGGCCAGCGCGTTGAGGATGGCGAGGCCGATGACCACGAAGAGGTAGGTCAGATCGCGGATCCGGATCGGCTCGGTGCGGTAGCGCAGGATCCCGAAGACCGCGAAGAGGCCGAGGGCGAAGCCCAGCTCGATGGGCACCTTCCGCAGCAGGAAGCAGAGCGAGAAGGTGATGAGGTTGAAGATGAAGTAGGTGAAGACCTGGTCGTTCCAGCGGTAGCGCCGGACGTAGACGAAGCGGACGATCAGCGTCGTGAAGAAGAGATCGGTGCCCAGCCGGACGACCAGCTTCGCGACGGCCTCGATGTCCATGAACTCGTTGGCGCCGTAGACGTCCAGGAACCAGGCGAGCAACTCATCGAGCATGATGGGACCTCATGATCTCTCGCACCCGGGTCGGGGTGCGGTAGGCCCGCGGCTCCTCTCCGCTCAGGGAGACGGCCGCGCAGTACTTGGAGAAGCCCCCGGGGTGGATCCGGCAGGCGCGGATCGCCCTCATCCCCGGCGTCCGGGGTCCGAAGCGGGGCTGCTTGAGCTCGGCGATGACGAGCTCGGGGATGTCGATCCGCGAGCGCTCGGTCTGGACGGTCAGGCCGAGATCCAGGGTCACGCGCTCGACGCTCCGGCTGCCGACGAGGGTCACCCGGGGGAAGAGCAGCCACTGGGAGGGCGCCCTCTCGGACTTCCGGCCCGACTGGGTCGGCACCTTCCAGCGCAAGAGCAACAAGTTGAGCGACGACCGCTCCCAGCTCGAGGCGCTGGTGCCCGTGATGCAGCTCCCCGACGACCAGCTCCTCGCCGCCCTCGAGCCTCACCTCGACGTCGACGCCTTCCTCGACTTCTGGATCACCGAGCTGATCATCTCCCACGCCGACGGCTACGCCCGGAACACGAACAACTTCTATCTCTACTTCGACCCCGACACCGGGCGGATGAACTTCATCCCCTGGGGCATCGACTCGATCTTCCACGTGGGCAACCGCGCGGCCCCCTGGGAGGAGCGGCCGCCCCCGGAGATCCTCTGGGAGGAGGGCGTCCTCGCTCACCGCCTCTACCGGCACCCGACGATGGGGCCCCTCTACCTCGAGCGCCTGCCCTTGCTCCTCGACGCGCTCTGGGACGAGGACGCGCTGCTGGCCCGGGCGAACGAGTACCACGCCCTGCTCTCGCCCTACGTGGTCGACGCGAACCGCGAGGCCTTCGAGGGCGAGGTCGATCGGGTGCGCTACTTCATCCGCAGCCGGCGGGACGCCCTCCAGAACGCCCTGGCCCGGCCGCCGCCGGTCACCGACGACCTCCTGCGCGACCCCTGGTGCGTGGACCAGATCGGCACCGTCCAGGCCACCTTCGCCACCACCTGGGGCAACCTCGCCGAGCAGGATCCCTTCGCGGCGGGCACGGGCACCCTCACCCTGGACCCGGCGGTGGACCCCACCCTGCCGCCGATCACCCGCGTCGGCTCCAAGAGCGGCTACGACGAGCAGGGCCGGCAGAACGTGATCCAGGTCGTCACCTGGCACGATCCGAACATCGCCCTGGTGCTGAACCTGACCGTCGCCAACCCGGCGGACCTCGCCCCGGGGATGTCCCTGCCCCTCGACTGGCTCGAGAGCTCGGGCCACATCTTCAAGGTGATCTTCCAGCCGGGGGCCGATCCCGAGGTGTCGATCCTCGGGCTGGTGGGCGACGGCGTGCTCTACCTCCACGAGGCCGGCACCGAGGCGGGCGACGGCGTCGTCGGCACCGTCGACGCGCTGGTCTACGAGTCGATCTGGTGATCCCCCGGAGCCAGGGTCGGGGGCCGCTGGCGCTCCTCCTCCTCCTGCTGGCGGTGGGCTGCGGCCGGGAGGAGGGCGACAGCTCCGGCCTGCTCTTCCCGGCCGATCGGCTCCTCGAGATCGAGATCACCCTCGACCCGGGCGACTGGGAGCTGCTGCGTCACGAGCCCGACGACATCGGCCACCCCAAGGTGACCTGCGCCGAGCAGCCGACCGACCCCAAGTACACCTACTTCCCGGCCGAGGTGAGCATCGACGGCGTGCGCTACCCCGACGTGGCGGTGCGCAAGAAGGGAGGCTTCGGCTCCCTCTCCACCCTGCGGCCGGGGCTGAAGGTGAAGACCAACGAGTACGTCCCCGGCCAGGAGATCCATGGCCTGAAGCGCCTGACCCTGAACAACAACCACCAGGATCAGGCGCTCCTGCGGCAGTGCCTCACCTACGGCCTCTTTGCCGACGCCGGGCTGCCCGCCTCGCGCTGCGCCTTCGCCCACGTGACGGTCAACGGTGAGGACCTGGGCGTCTACTCCCACGTCGAGAGCATCAAGAAGCCCTTCCTCGGCCGCTTCTTCGAGGACGACTCGGGCAACCTCTACGAGGGGGGCGGCGACTTCCGACCGGGGATCGTGCAGGGCCTCCAGCCCAAGGTGGACAAGGAGGCCCCCGACTGCTCGGACCTCGACCGCATCGTGGACGTCTTCCAGCTGCCCGACGGCGACTTCGATCGGCGCGTCGATGAGGTGATCGACCTCGACGCCTTCCTCACCTTCTGGGCGATGGAGGTCATCACCGATCACTGGGACGGCTTCACCAACGGACCGAACAACTTCTACGCCTACCACGACCCCGTCAGCGATCGCTTCCGCTTCATCCCCTGGGGGGTCGACAGCACCTTCGAGGGGCGCCAGCGCACCGGACGGCCCTCCTCGGTCTTCGCCTGCTCGATCCTCCCCTGGCGCCTCTACGACCGGCCGCCCACCCGCGAGCGCTACGTCACTCGCCTCGAGGAGCTCCTCGCCTCGGTCTGGGATCCCGCCCGGATCGTGGGCGAGATCGATCGGATGGAGGCGCTGATCACGCCCTCCACGACGGGCAACGGCGTCGCGGATCTCGCCGGCCAGATCCAGGGCGTGCGCGACTTCGCCA comes from the Deltaproteobacteria bacterium genome and includes:
- a CDS encoding HAMP domain-containing sensor histidine kinase codes for the protein MFEKISRWLTPPQAQDREADLRVTKNRRLLVSYLLVITGVVFFFSFFDLATGKLISARINLAAAVPLLLLTLSFRFTDRFVLTSVLAVVLCQLLLGAQHLYAPDGLLSNLFWPPLLTILSVHLLGRRDGLRLGLASSLLVLIAGFLRPRLGLEGDPFSEQDIFEFHLVSLALMVVVGGHIAGRLATEVDQMVGRIEGQRERVFDLYETNSALLSMIGHDLNNHLMVVDLRLSLVEREISGAPRESCQIAREQLDRVMKIVEQTNAFNAMRTGKLSIRPVPVCLPQALLQTLELFERDLERRHLSVETRGLEPGEKLEVIAEPFSLVSNVLANVVSNAIKFSPDNASLVVEMERGAQEVLLRVSDQGAGIPPDLLPHVFDFGRPTTRRGVRREKGTGFGMPILKMFMERYGGSVEAHSEAGKPGTTLVLRFKRPTAEAA
- a CDS encoding CotH kinase family protein → MSDDRSQLEALVPVMQLPDDQLLAALEPHLDVDAFLDFWITELIISHADGYARNTNNFYLYFDPDTGRMNFIPWGIDSIFHVGNRAAPWEERPPPEILWEEGVLAHRLYRHPTMGPLYLERLPLLLDALWDEDALLARANEYHALLSPYVVDANREAFEGEVDRVRYFIRSRRDALQNALARPPPVTDDLLRDPWCVDQIGTVQATFATTWGNLAEQDPFAAGTGTLTLDPAVDPTLPPITRVGSKSGYDEQGRQNVIQVVTWHDPNIALVLNLTVANPADLAPGMSLPLDWLESSGHIFKVIFQPGADPEVSILGLVGDGVLYLHEAGTEAGDGVVGTVDALVYESIW
- a CDS encoding co-chaperone GroES family protein, yielding MEAPTPPKKSHRLILPLGMRVLVKILHDEERTETGLYLPEGAKAKHEEAFYAEVIEVARDRATGDEPSENVSGIPHGAKVLFPKTKGVPVPWDDSLRLVDVKDVLATVEEHSEEEAH
- a CDS encoding PH domain-containing protein, translated to MEPRLPTRSGAPDDAAIKSITRPDGNLLVYYVLASLMTAFAFPIVILPLVFKYYTLRYTLDDEGVSASWGLFFRREVYLTYRRIQDIHVRRNIVERWLGIGTVDIQTASGSSTAEMKLEGMTDYEAVRDFLYRRMRGHAAIPGASAATALEAAGEAPAGEARVIALLGEIKDELEATREALAARER
- a CDS encoding CotH kinase family protein, whose amino-acid sequence is MIPRSQGRGPLALLLLLLAVGCGREEGDSSGLLFPADRLLEIEITLDPGDWELLRHEPDDIGHPKVTCAEQPTDPKYTYFPAEVSIDGVRYPDVAVRKKGGFGSLSTLRPGLKVKTNEYVPGQEIHGLKRLTLNNNHQDQALLRQCLTYGLFADAGLPASRCAFAHVTVNGEDLGVYSHVESIKKPFLGRFFEDDSGNLYEGGGDFRPGIVQGLQPKVDKEAPDCSDLDRIVDVFQLPDGDFDRRVDEVIDLDAFLTFWAMEVITDHWDGFTNGPNNFYAYHDPVSDRFRFIPWGVDSTFEGRQRTGRPSSVFACSILPWRLYDRPPTRERYVTRLEELLASVWDPARIVGEIDRMEALITPSTTGNGVADLAGQIQGVRDFATSRRDLLEAELIDGPPVWPTPLQDPPCLALLGNLSGTFQATWGTLGTFPAGNGTMSGNVTGRPVSSSTLNATAGLDEEGKVVLQLFAPQADGTYAVVMAIVHDPADFVVGDLPFNLVDLAGITGFYDPGTDTFEGGWLLLGGQLTLEQAGTTAGAPVVGSFSAQVVEL
- a CDS encoding PH domain-containing protein; protein product: MYGLIKEPLLRLVKAPLEPPEPPAGDHETLRIFRASPRYLTYRMLGLMIVGSLIVLPAFAAWAAALAQGETVTIGSVAAFTLLALCGFFLGYFLIRIDYDMRYYLVTDRSIRIREGAWTIKEMTLTHANVQNLRVSQGPLQRLFGIANLELDTAGGGGAAAQQGQQVTHAHAAQMAGIENAHEVRDLVLAHLRRNAAGSGLGDPDDEPAALPATQPAAGASSPSLLEALEAVRDAAAALRAEAER
- a CDS encoding DUF2490 domain-containing protein encodes the protein MTRRLLLPLLALALLSPLPARAAPEAQLWLEGGVRYRPVKELWLSFDQHLRWDNDLTRLRKIMPELGLRYGVHKNFRAALGYRLIAEGNNQRQFTTAHRVMLDLLPRYRVGEVTLAYRARLQLTSGASGSGDPLEPVLRQRIGLAYGTELGVEPFVEAELYLQLGGGTTGATKWRLTLGAAYSIADHDCELFYRVQRPIGDPNPDTWHILGLGYRFSIR
- a CDS encoding DUF4956 domain-containing protein; translation: MLDELLAWFLDVYGANEFMDIEAVAKLVVRLGTDLFFTTLIVRFVYVRRYRWNDQVFTYFIFNLITFSLCFLLRKVPIELGFALGLFAVFGILRYRTEPIRIRDLTYLFVVIGLAILNALANKKISVAELLVMNIAIVGLTYTLEYVLRHKYFESKLITYDDLELLKPGREAELRADLRARTGLVIARAEVMSVNLLRDTAEITVYCVDAESGAATLEPAERGEVNA